Genomic DNA from Deltaproteobacteria bacterium:
CTCCGTTTTTTATATAATCTCCCTCGTTTCTCCGAGGATCTCGATTTTAGTCTGGAAGAAAAAACAAATTACAATCCTGAAAAATGGCTGGCAAAATTAAAAAGAGATCTGGAATTTGCCCGTTTCGATGCCTCCGTCAACTGGAATGAAAAGACAACGGCGCACAGCGGTTGGGTGCGCATTGCAGGTCTTTTAAAAGAAGCCGGACTTTCCGGTCAAAGCGGACAAAAAATTTCGATCAAAATTGAAGTGGATACCCGCCCTCCAAAAGGAGCCATGCTGGAAACGCAGGTCATCAACAAATATTTTTTGTTTGCCCTCCGCCATTATGATCTCTCCTCTCTGATGGCGGGAAAAATTCACGCCCTCTGCACAAGAAACTATCTCAAAGGGAGAGACTATTACGATTTGCTTTGGTATCGCACCCAAAGACCTCCGGTGGAACCGAATCTTATCCTGCTCCAAAATGCTTTGGCCCAAACAATCTCAAAACCGTGGCCCGCAAAAAATTGGCGTGATTATTTGATCGAAAAAATCAATTCTGTTGATTGGAAACAACTCGTAAAAGATGTTTCGCCCTTTTTGGAACGACTCGAAGATCAGGCTCTTTTGAAACCGGAGTTTTTTTTGAAGGCTATTTCCTGAAACCCCAGCCAATTTCATTGACACGCTTCAACCAAATCTTTATAATCCAAAAGTCATTTAAATTTATATAGTTATCCACACTTGTTGATACTTTGCTAAAGGGTTGATTTTATGGCTTATTCCAAAAGTGCTAGGCGTTCCCCCCCTCCCGCTCATCGCAAAGAAGTTTTCGGAATTCTGTTTTATGCCCTCGGTGCTTTTACCACTCTCTGTCTTTTTTCCTACCATCCCACCGACCCGGGTTTTAATGCCGCCTCCAATGTTCAAACAATTGCCAATTTGGGGGGGATCATTGGGGCCTATCTTTCCGACTTTCTTTTCACAAGCCTTGGACTTTGCGCCTACGTGGCGTGTGGCCTTGCCTTTTTGGTCGGAACGATGAAGTTCAAGGGCACCGATATGGAGCTTTCTTTTAAAAATATCCTTCTTTATTTGCTTCTGCTTGTTTTTGTCGCGACGGTGCTTCAACTCCATTTTCCCACCGTGCGTATTTCTGGTCACAATTTCGCCGGAGGCGGCATTCTGGGCGCCCTCTTGAGCCAACTGCTCGTCCATTATTTGAATCCAGTCGGCGCGGAAGTCATTACACTCACAGGACTTGTGCTTTCTTTTATTTTGGCTACGGAGTTAAAAGTTTCCGCTTTGTGTATCAATGCCTATCGCTTGCTCAAATATTTTGCATTGCAGATGGGACAATGGTTTCGCGTCAGTTTCGA
This window encodes:
- a CDS encoding nucleotidyl transferase AbiEii/AbiGii toxin family protein, which gives rise to MKEQALAVAKQAINPNDKMNALREYLQAFVLRSLHESEAFGCLSFVGGTALRFLYNLPRFSEDLDFSLEEKTNYNPEKWLAKLKRDLEFARFDASVNWNEKTTAHSGWVRIAGLLKEAGLSGQSGQKISIKIEVDTRPPKGAMLETQVINKYFLFALRHYDLSSLMAGKIHALCTRNYLKGRDYYDLLWYRTQRPPVEPNLILLQNALAQTISKPWPAKNWRDYLIEKINSVDWKQLVKDVSPFLERLEDQALLKPEFFLKAIS